A window of Roseiflexus castenholzii DSM 13941 genomic DNA:
CATTATCGGCAAGACTGATTTCGATATGCCATGGAAGGATCATGCAGCGGCGTATCAGGCGGACGACCGCGATGTGATCGAGCATGGTCCGAAACTGAACATTGAAGAAATGCTGACCCGCAGCGATGGTTCGACGATCTGGCTGCGCACCAATAAGGTTCCTCTGCGTCGGGATGGTGAGATTGTCGGCGTCCTGGGCATGTACGAAGACGTTACCGCACTAAAGCGGCAGGAAGATGAACTGCGCACCTTCAAGTTGCTGGTGGAGAACGCGCCCGATGGGATTGCCATTGCCGACACGAATCTGACGCTGACCTACGCCAACCCTGCGCTCGCTGCAATGCTTGGATATTCCAGCCTGGTTGGGATGACCGTTCCTATGATCACCCATCCTGATGATCTGGAGAAGTTGAGCGCTATTGCCCAACAGGTAACGCAGGGCGGCGCGCCGCGTGAGATGATCCGCTATCTGCACAGCAACGGTTCGATTGTCACCGTGCAAGCGTCGGCATTGGCGTTGTACGACGGGCATCGCAACCTGATCGGCTATGCGTCGATCAATCGCGACATCACCGAACAACTCCAGGCGGAAGAAAGCCTGCGCGCCAGTGAACAGCGTAATCGCGCGTTGCTCAATGCTATCCCCGATCTCATGTTCCTGCTCAGCGCCGATGGCGTCTTTCTGGACTACAAAACGGATAGCAGCGGCGACCTCATTCTTCCGCCCGAAGCGTTTCTCAACCGGAACGTCGCAGACGTTCTGCCGCCGCATCTGGCGGAACAGGTGCTGACGCACATGGAGGCGCTCAAGCGCACGCACGAGATGCAAACCTATCAGTATCAGATTCTGATCAACGATCAGGTCCGCGACTTTGAAGCGCGTATGGTGTTCAGCAACGACGATATTCTTGTGTTATCGCGCGATATGACGAAGCAGCGACGCGCCGAGCGTGAGCGGCAGGCGATGCAAGAGCAGATCATTCAGGCGCAGCAGGCGGCGTTGCGCGAACTGAGCACGCCACTCATGCCGATTGCCGATGGGGTGGTGGCGATGCCGATCATTGGCACGATTGACACAATGCGCGCACAACAGATCATGGAGGCGCTGCTCCAGGGAATCGCCGATCACAGCGCCGATATTGCTATCCTCGACATCACCGGCGTCAAAGTTGTGGA
This region includes:
- a CDS encoding PAS domain S-box protein; amino-acid sequence: MSTNTPSDSTMKAEHEHVYERVAQLERELARFRAIIEDTDLLITEVDANGIFTYVNPAARSVFGYAPEECIGRSSLEFVHPDDLEETQRVFVEWVQRHERGGVIENRVIHRNGSFSHLLWSITLHYDDQGQVQRATSIAHDIGALHQLRSELRESRTMLQLVIDNLPQAIFWKDRELRFLGGNQRLLSDAGLTSVDDIIGKTDFDMPWKDHAAAYQADDRDVIEHGPKLNIEEMLTRSDGSTIWLRTNKVPLRRDGEIVGVLGMYEDVTALKRQEDELRTFKLLVENAPDGIAIADTNLTLTYANPALAAMLGYSSLVGMTVPMITHPDDLEKLSAIAQQVTQGGAPREMIRYLHSNGSIVTVQASALALYDGHRNLIGYASINRDITEQLQAEESLRASEQRNRALLNAIPDLMFLLSADGVFLDYKTDSSGDLILPPEAFLNRNVADVLPPHLAEQVLTHMEALKRTHEMQTYQYQILINDQVRDFEARMVFSNDDILVLSRDMTKQRRAERERQAMQEQIIQAQQAALRELSTPLMPIADGVVAMPIIGTIDTMRAQQIMEALLQGIADHSADIAILDITGVKVVDTQVAGALIRAAQAARMLGARVVLTGISPEIAQTLVHIGAEMREMVAKPTLQQGIAYALEQRVGHHQ